CCGTCTTCGCGGTCGTCCAACGTCTCATTGAGGCTGACACAACCGAGATGACACACCTGGCTGAGCATGTGGCGGTATTCATCCAGGGTCATGTCCATGGCTTCAGCCACTTCCTCCTCTTCGGGAGTACGGCCGAGGCGATGTTCCATCTGGGTGATGGTTTTGCCGATACGCCCCTGCTTTTCGCGCAACGAACGGGAGAACCAGTCCATCTTGCGAATCTCATCGTAGATGGCTCCGCGAATACGCCGCTCGGCAAAGGTTTTGAACAGTATGCCCCGTGACGGATCAAAACGGGTCGCGGCGTCCATCAAACCCATCATCGCCGCACTGGTCATGTCGTCTTTGGTGACAAAGCCGGGGACCTGAGCGCGCATGCGATCAACCACCAGATGCACCAACGACATATGCGACTTGACCAGCTCGTTTTTATCCTGAACGGAAGACGGTCCATAGCCGTAAGGCGAACTCATCACTAGGTTCCACTCCCCAATGACAACAAACGTTTCCAGAAAAACTGCAACGACCCTTTGGGTTCATTGCGATGCTGATCAGCGACCAGTGTCGTTGCCAGCTTTTCAAACGCCACACTGACTTTATGCCCCGGATACATCTCCACCATCACTTTCTGGCGCCGTACCGATTCGTACATCTTACGATCGAAAGGAATACCGCCCATAAAATCGATGGAGATGTCCAGATAGCGGTTGGAAACCATGGTCAGTTTACGATACACATCCAGCGCTTCATCCGAGTGACGCACCGAATTGACGATCAGGTTGAAGCGCTTTTCGTGATACTGCGACGACAACAATTTCATCAGGGCATAGGCATCGGTGATCGCTGTCGGTTCCGGTGTGGTCACCACCAGGATATCCTGCGCGGCCTGGTTAAAATAGGTGACATTCTCGGAAATCCCGGCCTCAGTATCAATCAATACCACATCGTAGTCGCCGGGCAAGTTTTCCAGGTCATCGAGAAAGCGCATCTTATGGCTGGCTTCGAGGCGGGTAAACTGTTGTACCCCGGATCCGGCCGGCAGAATCTGCACGCCGGCAGGGCCGTCGACGAGAATCGATTCCAGGCTCTGCTGACCGGAAAAGAAATGATTGAGATTATAACGCGGGGCCAGGCCGAAAACGACATCGATATTCGCCAGACCGAGGTCGGCATCGATAATCAAAACCTTTTTCCCCATGCGGCCCAACGCCACGGCGACATTGGAGACAACAGCGGTCTTGCCGACGCCCCCTTTGCCACTGGTAACCGAAAGAACGCGTGCCGTCTTGTTGCTGCCGGCATTCATTCGCGGTGATTCTCCCATACGGTCACTCAATGAGCGTAATGTATCCGCCTGATCGGCGTGTTCCTGATGTCCATCCATCGGTTTATCCTTCACTGCTTTCCAGAATCAATGAGCTGACCAACTCGGCGGTGGCCTGAACAAGATCTTCCGGAACTTTCTGGCCATTGGCCAGATATGATATGGGACAGTTGTTGCGCAAATGAATATTTAACAGAACCCCGAGACTGTCGCATTCGTCAAGCTTGGTGAGCAACATGCTTTGCGGGGACAACGCGCTGAAACGACCATAGATTTCG
This region of uncultured Desulfuromonas sp. genomic DNA includes:
- a CDS encoding FliA/WhiG family RNA polymerase sigma factor, translating into MSSPYGYGPSSVQDKNELVKSHMSLVHLVVDRMRAQVPGFVTKDDMTSAAMMGLMDAATRFDPSRGILFKTFAERRIRGAIYDEIRKMDWFSRSLREKQGRIGKTITQMEHRLGRTPEEEEVAEAMDMTLDEYRHMLSQVCHLGCVSLNETLDDREDGRNFLDLLTDDSPSVQQRIEESELASELAGQLEKLSEKERLVISLYYYEELTQKEIAEVLDLTEGRISQLHSQALVKLKVKLSRPR
- a CDS encoding MinD/ParA family protein — protein: MDGHQEHADQADTLRSLSDRMGESPRMNAGSNKTARVLSVTSGKGGVGKTAVVSNVAVALGRMGKKVLIIDADLGLANIDVVFGLAPRYNLNHFFSGQQSLESILVDGPAGVQILPAGSGVQQFTRLEASHKMRFLDDLENLPGDYDVVLIDTEAGISENVTYFNQAAQDILVVTTPEPTAITDAYALMKLLSSQYHEKRFNLIVNSVRHSDEALDVYRKLTMVSNRYLDISIDFMGGIPFDRKMYESVRRQKVMVEMYPGHKVSVAFEKLATTLVADQHRNEPKGSLQFFWKRLLSLGSGT